A single region of the Drosophila miranda strain MSH22 chromosome 2, D.miranda_PacBio2.1, whole genome shotgun sequence genome encodes:
- the LOC108155015 gene encoding sterol O-acyltransferase 1, whose protein sequence is MADGIQQQQQQQRRGAAELTELNFVREKLQKFQSTMLQDFEQRLSCMVEDVLQDMRQRELRAHEFRKFDSPNGAVSRNNTWHNRMSNPKVPATAASDVGDSPNGHANGTKTPAPHQGQKRPQRRQLPDKVFVARESYLTTLLQVEHMRTIYHIFYIILIMFLLNVIFYDYFVMGRIDLGLGTFRGGLKRLHWVFGVWLLEHVFVLALYYAFQGWALVRHKLKQHSSLQRFWSHSCLIMYISSQLVFCFVSSSLCLKFGLPFVSACILLLESTRLLMKMHAFIRYNAPRVLAGKEKTDDDKEAALGERPFVPPVRSYVYYLFAPTLIYRDRYPRTSHIRWKFALNRFLEVVAVAFLYAFIHERHIHEHFGEFGKEGMGPSQLILKLFGMMLPSAVIFLCGFYLILHSWLNFTAELLRFGDRMFYKDWWTSHTYDAYYRNWNVVVHDWLYEYVYKDMYTHVFKGSKVAASLSVFMISALVHEQVLGFALQMFFPVMFFLFGVVGVALVYLMRSAPKVLGNMFLWFSLILGNGILISLYAMEYYAKRNCDLSYLSWTDHLVPAVWRCYN, encoded by the exons ATGGCCGACGggatacagcagcagcagcagcagcagcgcaggGGCGCGGCAGAACTGACCGAACTCAATTTTGTGCGCGAAAAATTGCAAAAATTCCAATCGACAATGCTGCAAGACTTTGAGCAGCGCCTGTCCTGCATGGTCGAGGATGTGCTCCAGGATATGCGACAGCGTGAGCTGCGCGCCCACGAATTTCGCAAGTTCGACAGCCCCAATGGGGCAGTAAGCCGAAACAATACTTGGCATAATCGCATGTCCAATCCAAAAGTTCCAGCCACCGCAGCCAGCGACGTAGGTGACAGTCCAAATGGTCATGCAAATGGGACTAAAACGCCGGCGCCGCACCAAGGACAGAAGCGACCGCAGCGACGCCAATTGCCCGACAAGGTATTCGTGGCGCGGGAATCGTACCTGACCACACTGCTCCAGGTGGAGCACATGCGCACCATCTATCACATCTTCTACATTATTCTGATCATGTTTTTGCTTAATGTGATCTTCTACGACTACTTTGTGATGGGGCGCATCGATCTGGGCCTGGGCACGTTTCGGGGCGGACTGAAACGCTTGCACTGGGTCTTTGGTGTGTGGCTCCTTGAGCATGTCTTTGTCCTGGCGCTGTACTACGCCTTCCAGGGCTGGGCTTTGGTCAGACATAAGCTAAAGCAGCATA GTTCTCTTCAACGATTCTGGTCGCACAGTTGCCTGATTATGTACATCAGCTCCCAGCTGGTATTTTGCTTTGTGTCCTCCTCGCTCTGCCTTAAGTTTGGCCTACCCTTTGTTAGCGCCTGCATCCTGCTTCTGGAGAGCACTCGCCTGCTAATGAAGATGCATGCCTTCATTCGATACAATGCACCCCGAGTGCTAGCGGGGAAGGAGAAGACAGATGACGACAAGGAGGCTGCGTTGGGAGAACGACCATTTGTGCCACCTGTGCGAAGCTATGTGTACTATCTCTTCGCCCCCACGTTGATCTACCGGGACAGGTATCCACGTACCTCGCACATACGCTGGAAGTTTGCCCTTAACAGATTCCTGGAGGTGGTGGCGGTAGCTTTCCTTTACGCCTTTATCCACGAGCGTCACATACACGAGCACTTCGGAGAATTCGGCAAGGAGGGGATGGGCCCATCGCAGCTGATACTGAAGCTCTTTGGCATGATGCTGCCCAGTGCAGTGATTTTCCTGTGTGGCTTCTACCTGATCCTGCACTCATGGCTGAATTTCACGGCGGAGCTGCTGCGCTTTGGTGATCGCATGTTCTACAAGGATTGGTGGACATCGCACACCTACGACGCCTACTACCGCAACTGGAATGTGGTAGTGCACGATTGGCTGTACGAGTACGTATACAAGGACATGTACACGCACGTCTTCAAAGGCTCCAAGGTGGCCGCGTCGTTGTCGGTGTTCATGATCTCGGCTCTGGTGCACGAGCAGGTGTTGGGTTTCGCCTTGCAAATGTTCTTCCCCGTAATGTTCTTCCTCTTCGGTGTTGTGGGCGTCGCTTTAGTGTATCTAATGCGAAGTGCCCCAAAAGTGCTGGGAAACATGTTTCTTTGGTTTTCCCTCATCCTGGGCAATGGGATCCTAATCTCTCTCTATGCCATGGAGTATTATGCAAAGAGGAATTGCGATCTCAGCTACTTGAGCTGGACCGATCATCTGGTGCCGGCCGTCTGGCGTTGTTATAACTAG
- the LOC108155024 gene encoding cyclin-dependent kinases regulatory subunit has translation MSADQIQYSEKYFDDKFEYRHVILPLDLAKHVPKAHLMTETEWRNLGVQQSPGWVHYMMHVPEPHVILFRRKRVEEENASQVSSQQAAACV, from the exons ATGTCTGCAGATCAAATCCAGTACTCAGAGAAGTATTTTGATGACAAATTCGAGTACAG GCATGTTATTCTGCCTTTAGATTTGGCCAAGCATGTGCCCAAGGCGCATCTGATGACTGAAACGGAGTGGCGCAATCTTGGAGTACAGCAGAGTCCCGGCTGGGTCCATTACATGATGCACGTACCAGAGCCCCATGTGATTCTGTTCCGCCGCAAACGCGTCGAGGAAGAGAACGCGTCGCAGGTGTCGTCGCAACAAGCGGCAGCCTGTGTATAA
- the LOC108155023 gene encoding uncharacterized protein LOC108155023, producing the protein MNASLIYEILMYLNSFYFGMYAAFEVGVGVLKAINLNYGENVLSREASILLSLCIIETLRIVFGRKSSLSDRGWQATASVILTLPSLAIVIYLCCFQTYVLKLEMILSALMITLQGAELVYASIFICTMCRPVTYT; encoded by the exons ATGAACGCCAGCCTCATCTATGAGATACTCATGTATCTGAATTCATTCTATTTTGGCATGTACGCCGCCTTTGaggtgggcgtgggcgtgctGAAGGCAATCAACCTGAACTACGGCGAGAATGTATTGTCGCGGGAGGCGTCCATACTGCTCTCGCTGTGCATCATTGAGACCCTACGCATTGTCTTTGGCCGCAAGAGCAGTCTCAGCGATCGTG GATGGCAAGCAACCGCATCCGTAATATTAACACTGCCCAGTCTTGCTATTGTTATATATTTGTGTTGTTTTCAAACCTATGTTCTCAAACTCGAAATGATTCTGAGTGCCTTAATGATCACCCTACAAGGTGCTGAACTAGTCTATGCCAGCATATTCATTTGTACAATGTGTCGACCCGTAACATACACCTAG
- the LOC108155022 gene encoding transmembrane protein 216, translated as MPPKRPPPLVPKQPNPSMNYEVLIYLNSFYFGMFACCEMAMGLLKAINLSYTGHTLAMDSAVMVSFILLESIRLIMGRKSSLADRGWSAILSVFMTAPCFLGVSYLLLLQTYRLRLEYCLCTLQIALYFTEVWYAIVFVFSLCRPVTYD; from the exons ATGCCGCCAAAGCGACCGCCGCCACTGGTGCCGAAGCAGCCCAATCCCAGCATGAACTACGAAGTTTTAATCTACTTAAACTCCTTTTACTTTGGGATGTTCGCCTGCTGCGAGATGGCGATGGGTCTGCTGAAGGCCATCAATCTGAGCTATACGGGGCATACCCTGGCCATGGATTCGGCGGTGATGGTTTCATTCATTCTATTGGAGTCGATACGCCTGATAATGGGACGCAAGAGTTCGTTGGCCGATCGAG GTTGGTCAGCCATATTGTCGGTCTTTATGACTGCTCCCTGCTTCCTCGGTGTCTCCtatctgctgctgctacaaacctaccgactgcgcctgGAGTACTGCCTCTGTACGCTGCAGATAGCCCTCTATTTCACCGAAGTGTGGTATGCCATCGTCTTCGTTTTCTCACTGTGTCGTCCAGTAACTTATGATTAG